The nucleotide sequence CTGAGGGACATGGAACTGTTGAAGAACACTCTGGTGTTGATGGCTGCTCGTTGTCAGGGACATTCACTGTAAAACTCCATGGGGCTGTGAACTGAGTTCTATTTCCTGCAGTATCTACTGCACATACTCTCCAGAAGTATGTTCCATTGTAGAGTGGTGTCTGAATGGTGTACCCCATGTTTAGTAATAGGTTATTGTCTGGATTAACTCCCAATACCTGGAAAACCCCAGCGATATCTGTTGTTTTATCAGAGGGGAAAGTAATATCTTTGGAGTATTGTATTATATAGCTTGATATCTCCCTTACTACACAATCACACCTTGAATGTCTCCATTCTAAAGAGGGATTTCTTGTGTTAGTAGTGAATCCATTTGATGGTGATCTAAGTCCTAATGCTAAATTGTCTCTTGGAGCAACTAAGCATTCATCTGGCCAGTTGTTGTTACAAGTAGTTACCCCTGAAGGTATTTCGCCCCAAACTAGAGGAGGGGATGTGCTTACCCTAAAGTTTCTTGTAGGCGAATTTGTTCCACGATTTCCAGCAGAATCAACTGCATATACTCTCCAATAGTAAGCATCGCCTGGGTTAGTTAATAGAGTTTCTGGGAAATCCTTTGTAGGCACAAAAACTTGTAGTAGTTAATGGACCTCTTTGATAAGTCACGTCTTTCCATGGCGTAAATTGGCTAGTATTCCATTTTGAATCAGGAGAAGTTCCACTAAATGAAGAATTTGCAGGTCCTGGTGCGTCGGGGAAACTTGCATTTCCAGATATTTGGATATAGTATCTTACTGGATTAGATAAATCATTCGTATCCGATACAGACGCCCAAGTAAATGTTGGCCTCTTGTTCTGGCTTACCTGTCCATCTGTCAACGTAATTAGTTGTGGTCCTGGAGGGCCTGTTGTATCAACAGTAAATCTCCAAGTCCCAGAGTAAGCCTGTGAATCTAAGTTTGATGAAACCGCCCAGTACCAGACCCCGTCTTCAAGCCTGCCTATGGCTGGTGTTGGCGGAGTTGATACTGAAACATTATAGTCCATTATACTAGTTGTTAAAGGGTCCCAATCATTTGAAAATCCGTTGACTGCGATCTTATCAGGGTATAATGTATAGTTAATAAAGACATTGTCCCCTCTAGAGAGTCTTATGTTATAAGATGTAGCACTTGGAACTTTTCCCCATCTTAAAACTGGGTCATTATAATTCAAGAGAGAGAGATCAGTTGGTGAATTAAGTCCAGGTCTTACAGTTGAAACTGAGAACTGCCTTGTTTCAGAATATGGGCTCTGATTACCTAGTTTATCTGTCGCCCATACTCTCCAGTACCATGATCCATTTGAAAGTGCTTGAGATTTGTGGCCCCTACTATTTACAACTGATGTTCCTATTGACCAGTTATTGTAATTTGCAGCTGAGCCAGTATCACAAAAAACAGGAGAATTTATAGATTCATTTACATCAACACTTTGTGTAATAACATTTGATGAGAAATCAGCTGTTGTTGAGTATTGGATATGGTATGTAATACAGTTGTTTTGTCCAAGATCTGCTGGTCTTTCAGCTGAAATGTCAGTAATTTTACTGAAATTGAAATCAACTACGTTTTGATGATTTGGAACTGAGTACCCATTATTTGGAAACCTTAATGCAGGCGCATCTGTTGCAGTGTCCACATAGAAGAATGCACCGTCTGAATCAGTTTCTTTTGACAAGTAAGGTGGAGTGGTGCTTCTAAGGGGATCCCATGCAGAAGCATTAATAGTTGTTCCTACATTTCCAGAGATGTCTTCCCCAGATACAGTAATTTGAGCAAATCCATTATATGTGTTTGAAGTTGGAATATTGTAGGTAGCGGTGAAAATAGATGCAGGCGCAGATTCAGTGACAGTGAGTGTAGTCCATGTAGTTTGATTGTGTAGTTTTACTTGAACTGTTGGTTTTGATTTTAGAGTTTCAGATGCATGGATCCTAACTTGCATTGACCCTCCGCCTACTACATCCGGTGTTGTATTATAATCAATTTTAGGTGTTTTTAGATAACGAATTCTGAAATTAGGAGGAGTTGTATCATCTGAAGTAACAGTAAGGCTTCTTGATGAAGAGTAAGCACTTTCATTATTTAATGTGTCTGCAGCCTTTACTCTCCAGTAGTATGTACCAGGTATAATACTAGTTGTATATGCCCTAGTTGAGGCTGAAGGAACAGTCCATGCAGCCCCAGATAATGGGGTGCCTGCATCATCATCAAAAACTCCGGCTACGGTTACGACATTAGAGCCAAATGTGGAAGAGGTAGAATATTGTAATGTGTAAGTTACATTTTTATTTGAAATATCGGGAATCTTTTCCCATATGAATACAACTGTAGGAGATGCTTGAGAAGCACCGTTAGAGGGGCTAGAAAGTACTGGAACAGGACACTGTGAATCTACTATAAATGAAGGCCCATCGTATGTTGCCCAATTGATAGTAGTTCCTATATTTCCGGCCATGTCTTTTGCAGAAACAGTTACTGTTGCTAACCCATCACTTGCCCCGCTGGTACTTGTTATTGAATAAGAACCAGTAAAGATGCTATCAGGATATGACGATGATTGTGAGGTCATTGTAACTGACGTTTCAGTTTTATTAATCTGTTTGACTTTTACTGTGGGTCTATCGCTAGTTGATGAAGTCGGAGCCACTGGTTCATCTGCAAAAAGTTGAAGAGTAACAGTACCTAATCCCAAGATATCGTTAATCCCTATCGCATTCTCAACTTTTGGAGATTTAATGTATCTCATTTCAAATTCAGGAGGGGTATTATCTACAAATGTATTTGGGAGTAGATTTCCTAATGTACCACCACCAGTTGCCGCTATTGTCCAAGTGTCACCTAAAGTATCTACCAAAGGTGCGGCTGTAATCTTAACAGGAAATGTAATAGTAGCACTTCCAGAAGCCCCGGTATGATTATAACTTATTGTTCCTGCAGGGCTAGTATAATCTATTGACCACCCTGATGGGGCAGATGGCTGACTACCAAGATTAGCTAAGGTATATGTTGCTGGTGGTGTGATAGTAATCTTAGTTAGTGGAGTTCCTGATGGAACACTACTATAAGTAATTTTAACATTGAAATTCATCGGCATGCTTCCGCTATTGAAATAAGCCGTTCCAGAAGTTGCACTAGTTAAGGCAACTCCCCATGTTTCTGCAGCACTAACCTCCCCAAACTCAATTGCTCCAAATAAACTAAATACTAACAATGATCCAAATATAAAACTTAAAATCTTCTTATTCAAACAAATCTACCTCCTTTTTTGAAACGATTAGTTTTTTTATCATAAGATTTCGATTCTTAACAGTATCATCCATATAATCAATTCTCTTAATTGTGTCATAATTTAAACCAATTTTTGGTTCATAATATCTCAAGCTAATACCTCCCTAATGTGAAACGATATAAAAACATTATCATGAAACGATTTTACCATAATTTCAGAAAATGAAACACTCAATTTTAGCTCTCCTCCAACATCTTTACCATCTTTTCCAAAAAATCTTCCCAGTTCTCAGCCTTCATCTTGCCCTTCCACTCGATGAGCTTGAAGTAGAGATCGTCTGGGATGCCCTTAATCGTTATACTTTTCATCAATTAACCTCTATGATTAACAATTATCAGTTTTCGGCATATATATGTATAAACTGTTATCTACTATCATTATCATTTATCGCTAATAGTATTTAAAGCTTTCGCATTTATTGCTTATCAATGCAAATACTTCTTAAGAAATCTTTGGAGTTTTTACTGTTAACACTGGCTAAAATAGTGATAAATATGTATTAGAAAAGTTTATATCCGTAGTAACATATATGGAATAGGCGATACTCTGGAAAAACTGCATCTTCCAATTATTATTATTGAGATGGATGAAGATGGCGTATATATAGTAAGTTGCCCACAACTCAAAGGTTGCCACTCTTATGGAGAAACTATAGAAGAAGCAATGGAAAACATCAAAGAAGCTATAGAGCTTTGCTTAGAAGATCAAAATCCAAACGATTTAAATAAATTAAAGAGCTTTACAATTCTAAGAAATAATACCTTAATTGAACTAAGATGTATGGACTATTTTAGAAGATATCTAGAAGATCCTTAGTTGAGTATATATTTACAATATTTTGATTTTTCAAATCCTTATCATTTGACCATATCCCACATTTTAATTTTAAGGCTAAAGCAAAATACGCGCAATCATCGGGATCAGGCGATATTATTTCTGCCTTTTGTAAAAAGCTAGAAAAATAATTTTTAGAAATTATATTAATATTTGATTCAAAAAACAATCTAGAAACATATTTTTTTAATTCAGAATTAGATAATCCTGTTTTATTTTGTAGGTAATCAATGTGTTTATTTATTTCAAATTGTAAATATTCAGGAGCGTATAGTACATATTTATTACTAATTAAAATTTCTCTAGTTTTACTATCTTTAATAAATGCAGCAAATATAATGTTGGCATCTACTACAAGTTCCAATATATCAATCCTTATAGTGTTTTCTCAAAGATTTATTTACTTTTTTACCAAGAATAATTGTATCTTCAATAGTAAGGGCACTTCTATCCAAATTTTTTTCCATCTCTTCTAAAAAGGAGATTTTTTCTATTATCGCATTTTTAACTATTTCAGACCAATTAATGTCAGAAAATTTCTCCATTTCTAGTTTAATATCTTCGGGAATTGAAATAATATCGGATTTCATCTGATTAAATATTATAAAAGTAATATATAAAATTTGGCTTTTACAAATCTGCCCAAGCATTATCCTCCTCTACAGTTAGCCAATCTTTTTTTAGAGAGGATTCACTCAT is from Methanofastidiosum sp. and encodes:
- a CDS encoding type II toxin-antitoxin system HicB family antitoxin, whose translation is MDEDGVYIVSCPQLKGCHSYGETIEEAMENIKEAIELCLEDQNPNDLNKLKSFTILRNNTLIELRCMDYFRRYLEDP